A single genomic interval of Eleutherodactylus coqui strain aEleCoq1 chromosome 3, aEleCoq1.hap1, whole genome shotgun sequence harbors:
- the LOC136619653 gene encoding tigger transposable element-derived protein 1-like, whose protein sequence is MSNVARSYQMNRSTIGTILKNKDRIMEHVRSSVPRHSTIISKKRGKVIEELLNLLSIWMEDCHQKRKPLSLMLIQEKALKGLFEDVKTKYGEEAADVTFTASHGWFNRFKARNNLHNIKVTGEAASADTVAAQEFPATLKEIIKEGAFSPQQIFNVDETGLYWKKMPDRTYISKEEKSMPGFKPAKDRLTLLLGGNAAGDMKIKPLLVYHAENPRALKNIAKASLPVVWKSNRKAWVTLAMFQDWFYHHFIPEVERYCRDKNIPFNILLLLDNAPGHPPFLDDFHANVKVVFLPPNTTFLLQPMDQGAIATFKKYYLRRTFRQALKATEGESGMTLREFWKNFTIYNAIKNIDASWHEISTATMNGVWKKLCPMFVHDSPSLAKLQAEEQNVVDNLELTNEDLMELDNQRKEEEK, encoded by the exons ATGTCCAATGTTGCTCGCTCATACCAGATGAATCGTTCTACCATCGGTACCATTCTCAAGAACAAGGATAGGATCATGGAACATGTGAGAAGTTCGGTGCCTAGGCACTCTACTATTATTAGTAAGAAACGTGGAAAAGTGATAGAAGAACTTCTAAATCTTCTGAGCATTTGGATGGAGGATTGTCATCAGAAAAGAAAGCCACTAAGCTTAATGCTGATTCAAGAgaaggctttaaaggg tctttttgaAGATGTAAAGACAAAATATGGGGAAGAAGCAGCAGATGTGACCTTTACTGCAAGTCATGGATGGTTTAACCGCTTCAAGGCACGTAATAACCTCCATAACATAAAAGTGACAGGAGAGGCGGCAAGTGCAGATACGGTAGCAGCCCAGGAGTTCCCTGCCACACTTAAGGAAATTATCAAAGAAGGTGCGTTTTCACCTCAGCAAATATTTAATGTTGACGAAACAGGCCTTTATTGGAAAAAGATGCCAGACAGAACCTACATCAGTAAGGAAGAGAAGTCTATGCCTGGCTTCAAACCCGCAAAGGACAGACTGACGCTACTGCTTGGTGGAAATGCCGCAGGAGATATGAAGATCAAACCATTGTTAGTGTATCATGCTGAAAACCCAAGAGCCCTGAAAAATATAGCTAAGGCCTCACTTCCTGTTGTGTGGAAGAGTAACCGAAAAGCCTGGGTCACTCTTGCTATGTTTCAAGACTGGTTTTATCACCATTTCATCCCCGAGGTGGAACGGTACTGCCGGGATAAGAACATTCCCTTCAACATTCTTCTCCTTTTAGATAATGCACCGGGCCACCCCCCTTTTCTAGATGACTTTCATGCAAATGTGAAGGTAGTTTTCCTGCCACCCAACACTACCTTCCTACTCCAGCCAATGGACCAGGGGGCCATTGCAACCTTCAAGAAATACTATCTCCGTCGCACGTTTCGTCAGGCACTGAAGGCAACTGAGGGTGAGTCTGGGATGACATTGCGTGAATTTTGGAAGAACTTCACTATCTATAATGCCATAAAGAACATTGATGCTTCATGGCATGAAATTTCCACGGCCACCATGAATGGGGTTTGGAAGAAACTGTGCCCCATGTTTGTCCACGATTCCCCTAGTTTAGCGAAGCTACAGGCAGAAGAACAAAATGTAGTCGACAACTTA GAGCTGACAAATGAAGATCTCATGGAACTGGACAACCagaggaaggaggaagaaaaatag